The window TCTCTTAAAAGTTCGATTTCGGTCCTCACGAATAACGATTCATATAAAAGCCTTGGCCCGTCCTACCTTCAGGAAACATTATTAAATATAACATATACGGATAAACAATATAGCTTTGATGAAGTAGTTCTAAAAGCCAAAGGAATGTTTTCAAACGATAGTACCAGTGTTAAAAATCTAATCTATATATCCGACTTTCAGCTGAGAAATAGCACGGAGACATTTAATATTGATAAAAAAATCAATGTCAGGGCCGTAAAACTGACTCCGGAATCAATAAATAATATCTCCATCGACAGTATCTGTTTTAAAGATCATGCAAGTGGTACCAGAATGCTCTCTGTTCGGTTATCAAAAGAAGGAAATGTTAACGATAATATTCCTGTTTCCCTATTAGGTGAAGACAATAAATTATTAGCCAAAACGAGTGTGACATTTAACAGTTCAAACATCGCCGAGGCTTTGTTTAATGCTGCTAACCTGGAAGGAGTAAACGGTATGATCTCTATAGCAGACAATGGCTTGCTATACGACAACCAATTTTTCTTCTCCATCAACAGGCCGGAAAAAATCAACGTTCTGGTTATAAGTAATACAGACGATCAATTTCTTAAAAAGATTTATACTGATGATGAGTTTAATTATACTTCTTACCCTTTAAATCAGCTTGACTACAGTCGCCTGAATAACAACAACCTTATTGTCCTTAATGAAGTAGCCCCCTCACAACCACTTGTCAATACCCTTGATAATTTAAAGAATTCAGGGATCAGCATCCTCGTCATTCCTGAATTATCAGATCGTATAAATACAGCCTATTACAAAAAAATAACGAATGTCTCTTTTGACAGCATAGCAAGGGGTTCAAAAAAACTGACAAGTATTAATTTTGATCACCCCCTCCTTTATGAGGTATTTGAGAACCGGGTATCTAATTTTCAATATCCAGAAGTAAATCAATATTATAGAACCAGCGGGGATTTTTCAACCATACTGGGTTTTGAGAATAACGATCCGTTTCTCATCAGCAACGGTACGAACTATAGTTTTACCGCTTCACTGAACAGTAATAATTCCAACTTTAAAAATTCGCCTATCATCGTTCCTGTGCTATATAATATGGGAAAGAGAAGCTTATCGCTGCCAACGTTATATTATACCACAGAAGCCAATGAAGATATCGACCTGAACATTTCGCTTGATCAGGATGAGACCGTTACGATTCGGAATGAGGAGTTTAACTTTATTCCCATACAGCAGAATTATGGAGAAAAAGTTCGCGTCAATACAAGTAACACGGTTACTAAGGCAGGACATTACGGAGTTTATGTCCGTGAGCAGCTATTACAACACTTAAGTTTTAACCATAACAGAAAAGAAAGCAATCTTCAATATCTGGATATCAATCAATTAAATAATATCAGTGTTTCAGAATCAATTCCGAGTTTATTTGAAGAGTTAAAATCAGAAAACAAAGTAAAGGAGCTTTGGAAATGGTTTGTTATTTTTGCACTAATATTTTTAATTGCTGAAACGCTCATCTTAAAATATCTTAAATGAACACCCTTTTAAAAGCTGTCAAAATAATTGATCCGAACGGCGATCACCATTTAAAGACTAAAGATATTCTCATAGAAAATGGTATTATTTCTAAGATAGAAGATAAAATAGAAATCAAAGACAACATAAAGCTTGTCGAGATTGAGAACCTTCATGTCTCGCAAGGATGGTTTGATTCCAGTGTAAGTTTTGGAGAACCGGGTTTTGAAGAACGGGAAACGATTGGCAACGGACTACGAACTGCTGCTAAAAGTGGATTTACTTCCGTAGCTGTGAACCCAAACTCCAATCCGGTAATAGACTCAAATGCCGATATCGGTTTCTTAAAAGCTAAAGCTTTTGGCAATGCTGTTGACCTTTATCCGGTTGGAGCATTAACCGTTAACAGTGAGGGTGTCGACCTTGCTGAACTTTTCGATATGAAAAATGCCGGGGCGGTTGCTTTCGGAGATTATCAGAAATCGGTTTCTAATGCCAACTTAATAAAGATAGCCCTACAATACGCTCAGAATTTTGAAGGTCTGATACTTTCTTTTCCCCTAGAAAAGAAAATAGCAGGCAAAGGAGTGGTTAATGAAGAGGTTGCATCGACAAAACTGGGGTTAAAAGGCATCCCCGCACTGGCAGAAGAATTGAATATTGCAAGAGACCTGTTCATCTTAGAATATACAGGAGGTAAATTACATATCCCTACCATTTCAACAGCCAAATCCGTACAACTTATTAAAGAAGCCAAAGCTAAAGGATTAGATGTTACCTGTAGCGTTGCTATCCATAATTTGGTCTTAACCGATGATATCCTTGACGAATTCAATGCCAATTACAAGGTATTGCCGCCATTAAGAACCAAAAACGATGTGGAAGCCCTGATCATGGGAGTTAACGAGGGTGCTATAGATTTTGTTACCAGCGATCATAATCCTATTGATGTCGAACATAAAAAACTTGAGTTTGAGCATGCGCTATACGGCTCTATTGGTCTTGAAAGTGCTTTTGGTGTCCTGAACAGTATATTTGGAACCGAAAAGACCGTAGATTTACTCATTAAGGGCAAAAAGCGTTTTGGAATTAACGAATCGGGTATAGCGACAGGTAATAAAGCAGACTTATCCCTTTTTGCTCCTGACGGTGTCTATACTTTTGGCCCGGAGCATATTCAATCTCAGTCTAAAAACAGTGCTTTCCTGGGCAGGAAATTAAAAGGGGTAGCTCTCGGCATATATAATAACGGACAATTGATAATTAATGGACAGGAATGTGAATAAAGCAGGAAAAACTTCAGCTATTGTTAGTTATCTTACTATTGTGGGAGCCTTAATAGCTTTTTCTATGAACATGGAACCCAAGAACGAATTTGCACGTTTTCATATCAGGCAGGCTTTCGGAATTCATTTACTATACATATCCATAGCCATTCTTCTTGGCTTCTTTCAGAATATATATGCCTATTATGGTTTCTGGATATTTTCTTTTGTTCTCTGGATATATGGTTTTACGGGAGCATTACAAGGACGAAAAACAATAGTCCCTCTGGTTGGCAATTTATTTCAAAAATGGTTTAAGTTTATTCAATAATGCAACTACAAGAACTTTCTTTAGAACACCTTATCAAGGCACCAAACATAAAAAAGGAAAAACAATCCGTTTTGTTTATGTTTCATGGCTACGGTAGTAATGAGGAGGATTTATTTTCATTTGCCGGGGAACTTCCTGATGATCTTTTTATCATATCAGTTAGAGCTCCTTACACCCTTTCCGGTTTTGGTTATGCCTGGTATGCGATTCACTTTGATGCTGAAGACGGAAAATGGAGTGATGACGAACAGGCCGTAAAATCGCGGGAAATGATCAACAATTTTATAGATGAAGCCTGCGAAGCTTACAACCTGGATAAAAACAATGTAACCCTGTTAGGGTTTAGCCAGGGAACCATTTTGAGTTATGCTGTAGCACTCTCTTACCCTGAAAAAGTAAAAAATGTAATTGCGCTGAGTGGCTATATCAATGAGAAAATAATTCAACCGGATTATGAGCAAAACGATTTTACAAAGATTAGTGTTTATGCCTCTCATGGCAGTGCAGATCAGGTTATCCCGGTTGACTGGGCACGAAGGGCTCCTGTGTTTTTAAAGGCTTTAAACATCGATCATGTGTATGAAGAATTTCCCGTAGGTCACGGAGTGGCACCTCAGAACTTCTTTTCATTTAAAAACTGGCTGGAAAAACATCTGTAACTCTTATCCTCCTTTTGTTATTTTATATTGATATTCTTTAGGGGATATTTTTTTTAAACGTTTAAAAAGCCGGTTGAAATACGATCGGTTTTCAAAACCACAGCGCATAAAAACTTCCTTGATTTTAAGATCTGGATCCTGAAGCAGGCTCGAAGCCAGCTTTATACGCTCATTATTAATAAAATCGACCGGAGACATTCCCATCTCATTTTTAAACACACGATGAAAATTAGATTCGCTCATATAGGCTTTTTTGCTGAGTTCCAGCACACTCAGGGAACGTTGTAAATTATCACGTATGTAATCAACAATATAGGAAAGCCGGTTATTTCCTCCCAATTCCATAGTTTTCTCGGTATAAATCTTTTTAGAATTTGTCTGCATGATCCGTATAATCAGCTCCTTGAGCATATTATTGACAAACAAATCTTTAGAAGGATGATCTTCGGTGAAAAGAAATAATAAACGCTGTAATATCTGATAAATCCCTATATCGTTAGTAAAATGAAAATTATAATCGATAAAGCTCCACTCCTTCTGATCCGCTTTAGGTAATTTATCATTCATTAAAGCTATGATTTCACTGATCATTTCTCTCGATATAGCCATTGCCAGACATCGTGTCGGGTCGTTTTCTTTTGCTTCGGGAAAATCGATGCACATAAGCTCGTCTGCCGGCAACATTCACGGTTGCGACTTTTATATGTCAAAATCTCAGTTTGAATACTGGAAACACACTCAGCTAACGGTTGATATTGTTAAAGGCAGAGGAGCGAGTTTCTCTCTTGAGATTCCGCTGGGTATCAGGTTTATTATTAAATCCAGACTTTACAGTCCTGATGAACTAAATAAACTATCCCCTATCCGCTTGGCCTCAGAAAAAATTTAAGTTATAGCAGTTTGATTAGGGTTGGTTAGATTTATGGCCTGTCTTGTGTTTTGAGACAGGCCTTTAGCATTAACCTAATCTTTCCGTAGGCTTCAGGTACAAAGAAGTTATTATGCCACCGGCTAATGAAGCTCCGATAACTGTCAATGACAGCCATTCAGGTAACGTATAATGATGTGATATGATTAATTTGATCCCTACAAATATTAATATCACAACTAAACTGTATTCTAAATAAGAAAACCTGTTAAGCATATTCGACAAAAAGAAATACATAGACCTCAATCCCATAATAGCCATAATATTAGAACTAAATACTAAGAAAGGATCATGCGTAATGGCCAGAATCGCAGGAATACTGTCTAAAGCAAAAAGTATATCTGTAAATTCTATAACGATAAGAGCTATAAGCAAGGGGGTAGCTGCTAATATATGCCTTCTTCTTACCAGGAAATGCTCTCCGTCTATTTGTGTCGTTATGGGTATTATCCTGCGTATATTCTTATATACAAATGATTTCTTGGGATTAAAATTATCATCCTTTTTGAATAACATCCGCAATGCTGTAAATATTAAAAACCCTCCAAAAACATAGGTCGCCCAATAGATCTTTTTAATAAGTATAACGCCAAAGAATATCATTAGTGCCCTGAATACAATAGCTCCTAAAATACCCCAAAATAAAACCCGGTGCTGAAATTTCTGCGGGATACTGAATGAAGAGAAGATAACTGCTATTACAAAGATATTGTCAACGCTTAAGGACAATTCTATCAGGTAACCTGTTATGTATTTTAAAGTGGCATTGGCAGGTGTCAGGCCATCAGGGTTTTCGATATACCCCTTGGAGTATATATAATATACAACGAGTGAAAACAACAAGGCTGAACTAACCCATATAGCAGTCCAGAAACCGGCTTCTTTATTGCTGATAACATGAGCCTTTTTATTAAAGATTCCCAGATCCAGGGCTAAAAACAATACAATTCCGGAAATAAAAATTCCCCAAACTAAATTAGTTTCCATAATCCTAATATCCCGTGTATAGCAAATAATCTGTTAAAGTAAAATCTATTCCCAGATCATTTTTCAGTTCATACTTTATAAATAACTCGCCCCAGTATTTGCCGTCTGAAAAATCGGCTATAATCCATTTATGGTTCAATACTTTTATTTTATTGATTTTCATAGGGCCGTTCATTCCTTCATAAGGCACCAGCGGATTATCTCCCTTGGCCTCATTTGTTTCAAGAAGTTTATCCGCTATATACCTGGAAAGATCATCAATATGCACGTCATCAAAATAAGTAAGTGCATCATCGTTATTTTCTAAAGAAAAATACTGAAGGTTAAAGTTCCTGAGCGTTAATTGTTGTATAGAATCTTCATAGACCTTAAGTTCTTCTTTCAGATCTTCCATCCTTTCAGATTCTGCGTCAAAGTATTTTTTTGAGTTCACATACTGAAACAAAATGAACAATACTGCGAAAAAAAACAAATACATATAAATCCTGCTCTTCATTGTGCTATATTTCTATTGTTAAATTATCGTAAGCCAAAAAAACATTTTCAGGCAATCCTGATTCTACTTCCTTATGAAAACCCAACATATGGCTAATATGGGTCAGATATGCTTTCCGGGGCTGTATCTCATCAATTAATCTCAAGGCTTCTTCAAGGTTCAGATGTGAATTATGAGGCTCCACCCTTAAAGCATTAATCACCAAAACGTCCAGGTCTTTAAGCTTTTCTATTTCTTCCTCATCTATGGTTTTCACATCAGTGAGGTAAGCAAATCTTTTAAACCTGTACCCGAATACCTGCAAATTATGGTGCCATACATTCACAGGGATAACTTCCAAATCACCAAGGAAAATATTCTTATTGTTTTCCACCTCATATTTATCTACTTCCGGAGCACCGGGATATCGCTCATGAGGCTCGACAAAAATATAATCAAATCGTTTTTCCAAAGATCTTAAAACCCTTTTGTGTGCATATATCGGAAGACTCCCCTGCCTGAAGTAAAATGGTCTGATGTCATCTAAACCCGCCGTGTGGTCCGCATGTTCATGTGTAAACAAAATACCATCGATTCTTTTCACATTTTGAGTAAGCATCTGCTGCCTGAAATCAGGTCCGCAATCGATCACGTAACAGTAATCATCCCACGACACCATCACTGAGACACGCAACCTTTTATCTTTTGGATCTTTACTCAAACAAACCGGATGATCGCTACCAATAATTGGTATGCCTTGAGAGGTTCCTGTGCCTAAAAACGTAACTTTCAAATCGATGAATTTTAAACCAAACTTACATAAAATTTTCTCATTAAAAGAGTATGCTATTCAAATTAAAAAGTTTTTAAAATTTTAACTTTTATACCAGATAGAATAAAGGTTTAACCCAAAAACGGAGTTCCTCGAAGGAATTTAAATTTCTACGGTTTTTCGGCATTACCTTCATGAATCTTATTAACTTTGCAATAAACAAAACAACATAACAATGGCTATTGTTTTACAAGGTGACAAAAATTTTGAAAACATACCTTCTTTAAAATCCAAGGCACTTAGGATTAATCTTAACGAAGATATTTACGGAACATTTGCCGAGATTGGCGCAGGACAAGAAACTGTCAGACATTTTTTCAGGGCTGGAGGGGCATCAGGCACGATAGCCAAAGCCATGAGTGCTTACGATAAAGACTTTAGTGATGCCATTTATGGTCCGGAAGAAGACGGGCGCTACGTAACAGAATCCAGACTCAAAAAAATGCTTTCTCACGAAATGCGCTTAATGGAAGAACGTATTACCAGAGAAAAACACCCCAATAAACTTTTCTTTTCGTTTGCCAATACTGTTGCTACCATCGATTTTAGTAAAAAATACAAAGGTCATGGCTGGATGGGAATAAGGTTCCAGATAGACCCGAATGAAGATTATAACGAGATCGTACTTCATATACGTTTTAAACAGACTGAAGCTAGGTTACAACAGGAAACTCTCGGGATTGTTGGTCTAAACCTCATTTATGGTGCATTTTACAAGCATGACAAGCCTAAAAAGTTATTGAAATACCTTTACGACCATATTGATAAAGATACACTGGAAATAGACACCATAAACTTTTCAGGGCCTAGTTTTAAGGATGTAGATAATCGCCTGATGAGTTTACAACTCGTTAAAAACGGGATGACCCACGCCGTAATGTTCGGACCTGACGGCAATAATATTCTGCCTGCTGCCGTATTATATAAAAAGAATATATTGGCACTTCGCGGAAGTTTCAGACCCGTTACCTTGGTGAATATGGACATGTATAAAAAATCGTATGAGATTTTTATACGGGAAAACAAGGTAGAGCAAGACAATACCGTGGTAATATTTGAAATAACCTTATCTAACTTAAGAGCCGAAGGTGAAATTGATGAGAAAGATTTTATGGACAGGGCCCAACTCTTGTGTTCTTTAGGCCATAAGGTAATGATATCAAATTTCCAGGAGTACTATAAGCTGGTTGAATATTTCTCTAACTATTCACGTGAAAGAATGGCGCTGACCATGGGAGTTAATAACCTGGTTGAAATTTTTGACGAAAAGTATTACCGACATTTAAGCGGTGGTATCCTCGAAGCCTTTGGTAAACTCTTCTACAAAGACCTGAAAGTATACCTGTATCCGATGATCAATCAGGAAACCGGTTCTGTAAGTACCAGTAACAACCTGAAAGTACACCCACGGATGAAAGAACTTTATAAATTCTTTAAATACAACGGAAAGGTTGTTGATATTTTTGATTACACCCCGGAGATATTAAATATCTACTCCAGAGAGGTACTGAAGATGATTGCCGATGGCGAAGAAGGTTGGGAAGAGCTCCTGCCTGAAGGTATTTCCCAGCTGATCAAAGAACAGCAATTGTTTGGTTACCATCCTGAGAACTACGACAAGCAGAAATCAAAAAATTTAATTGAAGATAATTAACAAACAAGATACTACAACAAAAAGCCCTTGATTGATTTCAAGGGCTTTTTTATTGTATCATTATAGCGCTGATAAAAATTAAATTATTG of the Zhouia spongiae genome contains:
- a CDS encoding BatA domain-containing protein, with amino-acid sequence MNFKHPDILWALFLLVIPIIVHLFQLRKFKKTPFTNVRLLKKISTETRKSSELKRWLVLFVRMSALACIVIAFAQPYIARRDIQSKLTETIVYLDNSFSMQAKGANGPLMQRAIKELIDNISLKSSISVLTNNDSYKSLGPSYLQETLLNITYTDKQYSFDEVVLKAKGMFSNDSTSVKNLIYISDFQLRNSTETFNIDKKINVRAVKLTPESINNISIDSICFKDHASGTRMLSVRLSKEGNVNDNIPVSLLGEDNKLLAKTSVTFNSSNIAEALFNAANLEGVNGMISIADNGLLYDNQFFFSINRPEKINVLVISNTDDQFLKKIYTDDEFNYTSYPLNQLDYSRLNNNNLIVLNEVAPSQPLVNTLDNLKNSGISILVIPELSDRINTAYYKKITNVSFDSIARGSKKLTSINFDHPLLYEVFENRVSNFQYPEVNQYYRTSGDFSTILGFENNDPFLISNGTNYSFTASLNSNNSNFKNSPIIVPVLYNMGKRSLSLPTLYYTTEANEDIDLNISLDQDETVTIRNEEFNFIPIQQNYGEKVRVNTSNTVTKAGHYGVYVREQLLQHLSFNHNRKESNLQYLDINQLNNISVSESIPSLFEELKSENKVKELWKWFVIFALIFLIAETLILKYLK
- a CDS encoding dihydroorotase; amino-acid sequence: MNTLLKAVKIIDPNGDHHLKTKDILIENGIISKIEDKIEIKDNIKLVEIENLHVSQGWFDSSVSFGEPGFEERETIGNGLRTAAKSGFTSVAVNPNSNPVIDSNADIGFLKAKAFGNAVDLYPVGALTVNSEGVDLAELFDMKNAGAVAFGDYQKSVSNANLIKIALQYAQNFEGLILSFPLEKKIAGKGVVNEEVASTKLGLKGIPALAEELNIARDLFILEYTGGKLHIPTISTAKSVQLIKEAKAKGLDVTCSVAIHNLVLTDDILDEFNANYKVLPPLRTKNDVEALIMGVNEGAIDFVTSDHNPIDVEHKKLEFEHALYGSIGLESAFGVLNSIFGTEKTVDLLIKGKKRFGINESGIATGNKADLSLFAPDGVYTFGPEHIQSQSKNSAFLGRKLKGVALGIYNNGQLIINGQECE
- a CDS encoding alpha/beta hydrolase, with product MQLQELSLEHLIKAPNIKKEKQSVLFMFHGYGSNEEDLFSFAGELPDDLFIISVRAPYTLSGFGYAWYAIHFDAEDGKWSDDEQAVKSREMINNFIDEACEAYNLDKNNVTLLGFSQGTILSYAVALSYPEKVKNVIALSGYINEKIIQPDYEQNDFTKISVYASHGSADQVIPVDWARRAPVFLKALNIDHVYEEFPVGHGVAPQNFFSFKNWLEKHL
- a CDS encoding AraC family transcriptional regulator, with the translated sequence MLPADELMCIDFPEAKENDPTRCLAMAISREMISEIIALMNDKLPKADQKEWSFIDYNFHFTNDIGIYQILQRLLFLFTEDHPSKDLFVNNMLKELIIRIMQTNSKKIYTEKTMELGGNNRLSYIVDYIRDNLQRSLSVLELSKKAYMSESNFHRVFKNEMGMSPVDFINNERIKLASSLLQDPDLKIKEVFMRCGFENRSYFNRLFKRLKKISPKEYQYKITKGG
- a CDS encoding DUF779 domain-containing protein, coding for MISLIISLDIAIARHRVGSFSFASGKSMHISSSAGNIHGCDFYMSKSQFEYWKHTQLTVDIVKGRGASFSLEIPLGIRFIIKSRLYSPDELNKLSPIRLASEKI
- a CDS encoding TerC family protein, giving the protein METNLVWGIFISGIVLFLALDLGIFNKKAHVISNKEAGFWTAIWVSSALLFSLVVYYIYSKGYIENPDGLTPANATLKYITGYLIELSLSVDNIFVIAVIFSSFSIPQKFQHRVLFWGILGAIVFRALMIFFGVILIKKIYWATYVFGGFLIFTALRMLFKKDDNFNPKKSFVYKNIRRIIPITTQIDGEHFLVRRRHILAATPLLIALIVIEFTDILFALDSIPAILAITHDPFLVFSSNIMAIMGLRSMYFFLSNMLNRFSYLEYSLVVILIFVGIKLIISHHYTLPEWLSLTVIGASLAGGIITSLYLKPTERLG
- a CDS encoding hydrolase; translated protein: MKSRIYMYLFFFAVLFILFQYVNSKKYFDAESERMEDLKEELKVYEDSIQQLTLRNFNLQYFSLENNDDALTYFDDVHIDDLSRYIADKLLETNEAKGDNPLVPYEGMNGPMKINKIKVLNHKWIIADFSDGKYWGELFIKYELKNDLGIDFTLTDYLLYTGY
- a CDS encoding MBL fold metallo-hydrolase encodes the protein MKVTFLGTGTSQGIPIIGSDHPVCLSKDPKDKRLRVSVMVSWDDYCYVIDCGPDFRQQMLTQNVKRIDGILFTHEHADHTAGLDDIRPFYFRQGSLPIYAHKRVLRSLEKRFDYIFVEPHERYPGAPEVDKYEVENNKNIFLGDLEVIPVNVWHHNLQVFGYRFKRFAYLTDVKTIDEEEIEKLKDLDVLVINALRVEPHNSHLNLEEALRLIDEIQPRKAYLTHISHMLGFHKEVESGLPENVFLAYDNLTIEI
- a CDS encoding TonB-dependent receptor gives rise to the protein MAIVLQGDKNFENIPSLKSKALRINLNEDIYGTFAEIGAGQETVRHFFRAGGASGTIAKAMSAYDKDFSDAIYGPEEDGRYVTESRLKKMLSHEMRLMEERITREKHPNKLFFSFANTVATIDFSKKYKGHGWMGIRFQIDPNEDYNEIVLHIRFKQTEARLQQETLGIVGLNLIYGAFYKHDKPKKLLKYLYDHIDKDTLEIDTINFSGPSFKDVDNRLMSLQLVKNGMTHAVMFGPDGNNILPAAVLYKKNILALRGSFRPVTLVNMDMYKKSYEIFIRENKVEQDNTVVIFEITLSNLRAEGEIDEKDFMDRAQLLCSLGHKVMISNFQEYYKLVEYFSNYSRERMALTMGVNNLVEIFDEKYYRHLSGGILEAFGKLFYKDLKVYLYPMINQETGSVSTSNNLKVHPRMKELYKFFKYNGKVVDIFDYTPEILNIYSREVLKMIADGEEGWEELLPEGISQLIKEQQLFGYHPENYDKQKSKNLIEDN